In the Flavisolibacter tropicus genome, one interval contains:
- a CDS encoding IS1182 family transposase, translating into MQGKKPFQDKRLASFRLSERVPRDNFYRRLKAIMDVEWLYEATQKYYGREGHKSLDPVVFFKLILIGYLENLLSDRRIIQTVSLRLDLLYFIGYSLDEPLPWHSTISRTRQLLGEEVFKELFKRVLRQCVQQGMVKGKRQALDSVHVKANASMDSLKEKEIVQDGEAYAGELGEDAEDEEQTEKQTVSVFKHQQVQWHHGWKRKAYKGRPSGGWRARFVSNHTHYSTTDGDARVAVKPGKPRQLNYLGQLSVDTAHHVITCIQADYASKKDSQCLPSLLRHTIDNVKAVGLKVKEVLCDAGYSSSEALKALKQYRVTGYIPNFGQYKPTREGFRYFAGGDYYQCSRGVRLPFKRIKDSHDGTYQMRVYRSSSLDCRNCPLRKTCIGKSDFKKIEDTVDKPLYDEMHLRLQTRKAKRMKRLRQATVEPVIGTLVNFLGMRRVNTRGIQLANKCLLMAAVCYNLKRLLKWMGEAEGKGEKTLGQLLVMLYWLPVLYSRRGEQIQTSLSYAC; encoded by the coding sequence ATGCAAGGAAAGAAACCTTTTCAAGACAAGCGCCTTGCTTCCTTCCGCCTCTCGGAGCGGGTGCCGCGTGACAACTTCTACCGCCGCTTAAAAGCAATCATGGATGTGGAGTGGCTCTATGAAGCCACCCAAAAGTACTATGGCCGTGAGGGCCACAAATCGCTGGACCCGGTGGTGTTCTTCAAACTCATTTTAATTGGTTATCTCGAGAACCTCTTAAGCGATCGAAGAATCATCCAGACCGTCAGCCTGCGCCTGGATCTTTTGTACTTTATCGGTTACTCCCTGGACGAACCGCTGCCCTGGCATTCTACCATCAGCCGCACGCGTCAACTTCTGGGTGAAGAGGTCTTTAAAGAACTCTTCAAACGGGTCTTACGCCAGTGTGTGCAACAAGGCATGGTGAAGGGCAAACGCCAGGCCCTGGACTCGGTGCATGTCAAAGCCAATGCGTCGATGGACTCCTTAAAAGAAAAAGAAATTGTGCAGGACGGGGAAGCCTATGCAGGTGAACTCGGTGAAGATGCAGAGGACGAAGAGCAAACAGAAAAGCAAACCGTCTCCGTCTTCAAACACCAGCAAGTGCAGTGGCATCACGGCTGGAAGCGGAAGGCCTACAAAGGGCGGCCCAGTGGTGGATGGCGGGCTCGCTTTGTCTCCAACCACACCCACTACAGCACTACCGATGGGGATGCCCGTGTGGCCGTCAAACCCGGCAAGCCCCGCCAGTTAAACTATTTGGGGCAACTCAGTGTCGATACCGCCCATCACGTTATTACTTGTATACAGGCCGACTATGCCAGTAAAAAAGACTCGCAGTGTTTGCCCTCATTACTCCGGCATACCATTGACAATGTAAAGGCGGTAGGCTTAAAAGTAAAAGAAGTACTCTGCGATGCGGGCTACTCCTCTTCGGAGGCCCTAAAAGCACTGAAGCAGTACCGTGTCACCGGCTATATCCCCAACTTTGGGCAATATAAACCCACCCGGGAAGGCTTCCGCTATTTTGCCGGCGGGGATTATTACCAATGCTCCCGGGGAGTAAGGCTTCCTTTTAAACGCATCAAGGACTCTCATGATGGCACGTACCAGATGCGGGTCTACAGAAGCAGTTCTTTGGATTGCAGGAACTGCCCTTTGAGAAAAACCTGTATTGGTAAAAGTGATTTTAAAAAGATTGAAGACACTGTAGACAAACCCCTCTATGATGAGATGCATCTCCGGCTACAAACCCGCAAAGCCAAACGTATGAAACGGCTTAGGCAAGCCACCGTCGAACCGGTGATTGGTACCCTGGTGAACTTTTTAGGGATGCGACGAGTGAACACAAGAGGCATCCAGCTGGCCAACAAGTGTTTGCTGATGGCCGCCGTGTGTTATAATTTGAAAAGACTCCTAAAATGGATGGGGGAAGCCGAAGGCAAAGGCGAAAAAACGCTTGGCCAGCTACTGGTTATGCTGTAC